Proteins encoded together in one Gemmatimonadota bacterium DH-78 window:
- the rpmI gene encoding 50S ribosomal protein L35: MPKMKTNRAAAKRLKRTASGKLKRHKANHSHILTKKDRKRKRRLRSAALVDKADQGRMDRLVPYGK; encoded by the coding sequence ATGCCGAAGATGAAGACGAACCGGGCCGCGGCGAAGCGCCTCAAGCGCACCGCATCCGGCAAGCTCAAGCGCCACAAGGCGAACCATAGCCACATCCTGACGAAGAAGGACCGCAAGCGGAAGCGTCGTCTCCGCTCGGCGGCCCTCGTCGACAAGGCGGATCAGGGTCGTATGGACCGGCTCGTTCCCTACGGCAAGTAA
- the rplT gene encoding 50S ribosomal protein L20, with protein MPRTKGAVPRNARKKKIFKAAKGYFGGRKNLYRTAKDAVEKGWEHAYRDRKKKKRNFRRLWIARINAASREHDMSYSRFMNGLSRAGVELDRKALADLAVRSPEAFAALVDRAKESLAEAS; from the coding sequence ATGCCTCGTACCAAGGGCGCGGTCCCGCGCAATGCTCGCAAGAAGAAGATCTTCAAGGCCGCCAAGGGCTACTTCGGCGGCCGGAAGAACCTCTACCGGACCGCGAAGGACGCGGTCGAGAAGGGGTGGGAGCACGCGTATCGGGACCGGAAGAAGAAGAAGCGCAACTTCCGCCGTCTGTGGATCGCGCGGATCAACGCCGCCAGCCGGGAGCACGACATGTCGTACTCGCGGTTCATGAACGGCCTGAGCCGTGCCGGCGTCGAGCTCGACCGCAAGGCGCTCGCCGACCTGGCCGTCCGCAGCCCCGAGGCCTTCGCGGCGCTCGTGGATCGGGCCAAGGAGAGCCTCGCCGAGGCCTCCTGA
- the pheS gene encoding phenylalanine--tRNA ligase subunit alpha, producing MSDAASLVEQLESLAREAVDALESAADSESIEAIRIRFLGRKEGRISGVLRGLGGLDPADRPQVGAAANRVKGQLEARLDERLEALAGAADQESAPDLTLPGRGSWEGGRHPVTRVMDEIWDVFRAMGFSRARGPEAETEWYNFQALNTPLDHPAADEQDTLYLEDSVLLRSHTSPVQIRTLEQHEPPIRILAPGWVYRRDTYDATHTPAFLQVEGLVVDEGITFVDFKATLAEFARRMWGPGTRIRLRPSFFPFTEPSAEVDVKRVITRDDGSTHETDWIEIMGAGMVDPAVLDAAGVDSERYTGFAFGMGPGRIAMVKYGVDDLRTFFENDVRFLQQFVPGGTR from the coding sequence ATGAGTGACGCAGCTTCCCTCGTCGAGCAGCTCGAATCGCTGGCTCGCGAGGCCGTCGATGCCCTCGAATCCGCCGCCGACTCGGAGTCGATCGAGGCGATTCGCATCCGCTTCCTCGGCCGCAAGGAGGGTCGAATTTCGGGGGTGCTGCGCGGGCTCGGAGGGCTCGATCCCGCCGATCGCCCCCAGGTGGGCGCCGCCGCGAATCGGGTGAAGGGGCAGCTCGAGGCGCGCCTCGACGAGCGCCTGGAGGCGCTGGCCGGTGCAGCCGATCAGGAGAGCGCACCCGACCTCACGCTGCCGGGGCGGGGGAGCTGGGAGGGCGGGCGACACCCCGTCACACGCGTGATGGACGAGATATGGGACGTCTTCCGCGCGATGGGATTCAGTCGGGCCCGCGGTCCCGAGGCGGAGACCGAGTGGTACAACTTCCAGGCGCTCAATACGCCCCTGGATCATCCGGCCGCCGACGAGCAGGATACGCTCTATCTCGAGGACTCCGTGCTGCTGCGAAGTCACACCTCGCCGGTGCAGATTCGCACGCTGGAGCAACACGAACCCCCGATTCGGATTCTGGCACCGGGGTGGGTGTATCGTCGCGACACCTACGACGCCACCCACACGCCGGCCTTCCTTCAGGTGGAGGGGCTGGTGGTGGACGAAGGGATCACCTTCGTCGATTTCAAGGCCACCCTCGCCGAGTTCGCACGGCGCATGTGGGGGCCGGGCACCCGCATCCGATTGCGCCCCTCCTTCTTCCCCTTCACCGAACCGAGTGCGGAGGTGGATGTGAAGCGGGTGATCACCCGCGACGACGGGTCGACCCACGAGACCGACTGGATCGAGATCATGGGCGCCGGCATGGTGGACCCGGCCGTGCTCGACGCCGCCGGGGTGGACTCGGAGCGCTACACGGGGTTCGCCTTCGGCATGGGCCCGGGCCGGATCGCCATGGTCAAGTACGGCGTGGACGACCTGCGCACCTTCTTCGAAAACGACGTGCGGTTTCTGCAGCAGTTCGTGCCCGGAGGCACCCGATGA